From the genome of Rhodovastum atsumiense, one region includes:
- a CDS encoding response regulator, translating into MNASPPDASPGSGGFTPGSADKRLDAPVTPGRGGAAALFGLAYCAAVLLGHALSLRPSAVATFWPGAGLYVAAMLLAPPRRWPALIAAAGAASILAHVWLLAGPFALSLGSVAASGLEAVAAAVIIRFLLRGSGGGIEPACRLRDTLAVGAASLAAPVAGATVGAAAVAALAGASFAEVWPVWWVADAVGIAVAAPLTLAAVRAWKERSALAAPLPKGRLLEAVAALAAVVACTAAVFWLPLSQMRPAFWTLPPLMWVALRHGQFGATAAAALLALTAAVGTAAGAGPYLRPGLTPADQALILQMFVFVATAMAQLLAAAVNERAAAFSRLAAANAGLEAAVAARTADLTAVNARLAESEARLRLFVERAPAAIAMFDTEMRYLTVSRRFLGDFAADASLDPQSVIGRSHYDVVPEIPERWREIHRRVIGGETLSAGEDPYPHADGRTDWVRWEMTPWHRADGSVGGAVLAAEMVTPRRQAEAALAESEARLRDLVQTLDLGTFMARDPDGTIRFWSKGGECLYGWTAAEAVGRVSHDLLQTVFPVPLAEIEAALERDGEWTGDLRHRTKDGRDLIVSARKVLRRGADGRSLTVLEALTDMTAQRRTEAALAELNAHLEERVRAEVAAREEAQARAAHAQRIQALGQLAGGIAHDFNNILQSVSGAAMLIERRPGDHDKVRRLARTAIDAADRGASITQRLLSFARRDEMRTDVIATADLLGGMREVLAHTLGSVVNVRTEVPADIPPVLADRGQLETALVNLGTNARDAMPGGGTLTFSAEAEHVPAGGMHPAGMAPGDYVRISASDTGHGMDAATLAQVAEPFFTTKPPGQGTGLGLPMVKGFAEQSGGGFTITSSPGAGTTASLWLRQATEDTEDTEDAGHPQPEEERGGRSGVGAARVLLVDDDDLVRETLAAQLEDVGFATLVATSGHEALALLQAGEVVDALVSDLSMPDMNGVETIRQARALRPRLPCFLLTGYVGERAALAAEDSFTLVRKPVAGHALAARIEASLEAARDPDGERHAAPDTGDGAAPGAGEGVTVMVVEDDDSLREALVDFLDLEGIRAVGATNGREALRLLSSGCRPDAIILDLMMPEMNGWEFRRAQMGLPELRDIPVFVVSGVNVPSSELDTLEAVEFVQKPFDPSRLVTTVAQLAGRRNG; encoded by the coding sequence GGCCGGGCCCTTTGCCTTGTCGCTTGGCTCCGTGGCCGCCAGCGGCCTGGAGGCGGTGGCGGCGGCCGTCATCATCCGCTTCTTGCTGCGCGGAAGCGGCGGCGGCATCGAGCCGGCCTGCCGCCTGCGCGACACCCTGGCCGTCGGCGCGGCCTCGCTGGCCGCGCCCGTGGCGGGGGCGACGGTCGGCGCGGCCGCGGTTGCCGCCCTGGCCGGAGCCTCTTTTGCCGAGGTCTGGCCCGTCTGGTGGGTTGCCGACGCGGTCGGCATTGCCGTCGCGGCGCCGCTCACCCTGGCCGCTGTCCGGGCATGGAAGGAGAGGAGTGCCTTGGCGGCGCCGCTGCCGAAAGGGCGGCTGCTGGAAGCCGTCGCCGCCCTTGCCGCAGTCGTAGCCTGTACGGCCGCGGTCTTCTGGTTGCCGCTCTCCCAGATGCGGCCGGCCTTTTGGACGCTGCCGCCGCTGATGTGGGTGGCGCTGCGCCACGGACAGTTCGGAGCCACCGCCGCAGCGGCGCTCCTGGCTCTGACCGCGGCGGTCGGCACGGCTGCGGGGGCCGGGCCTTACCTCCGGCCGGGCCTGACCCCGGCGGACCAGGCTCTGATCCTGCAGATGTTCGTGTTCGTGGCCACCGCGATGGCGCAGCTCCTGGCCGCTGCGGTGAACGAGCGCGCGGCTGCCTTTTCCCGGCTGGCGGCGGCCAATGCCGGGCTGGAGGCGGCGGTGGCCGCGCGCACGGCCGACCTTACCGCGGTCAACGCCCGGCTCGCCGAGAGCGAGGCGCGGCTGCGGCTGTTCGTGGAGCGCGCTCCGGCCGCCATCGCCATGTTCGACACGGAAATGCGCTATCTCACCGTGAGTCGCCGCTTCCTGGGCGACTTCGCCGCGGACGCGTCCCTCGACCCGCAATCGGTGATCGGCCGCAGCCACTACGATGTCGTCCCGGAGATTCCCGAGCGCTGGCGGGAGATCCACCGCCGCGTGATTGGCGGGGAAACGCTGTCGGCCGGGGAGGACCCGTACCCGCACGCGGACGGCCGCACCGACTGGGTCCGCTGGGAGATGACACCCTGGCACCGCGCCGACGGCTCGGTCGGCGGCGCGGTGCTGGCCGCCGAGATGGTGACGCCGCGCAGGCAGGCCGAGGCGGCGCTGGCCGAAAGCGAGGCGCGGCTGCGGGATCTGGTGCAGACGCTCGACCTCGGGACGTTCATGGCACGCGACCCGGACGGCACCATTCGTTTCTGGTCGAAGGGGGGGGAGTGTCTTTACGGCTGGACGGCCGCCGAGGCGGTCGGGCGGGTGTCGCATGACCTCCTGCAAACCGTCTTTCCGGTGCCGCTGGCTGAGATCGAGGCGGCGCTGGAGCGCGACGGCGAGTGGACGGGTGACCTGCGGCATCGGACCAAGGACGGCAGGGACCTCATCGTCTCCGCGCGCAAGGTGCTCCGGCGGGGAGCCGACGGGCGGTCGCTGACGGTGCTGGAGGCGCTGACCGACATGACGGCGCAGCGCCGTACCGAGGCCGCCCTGGCCGAACTGAACGCGCACCTGGAGGAACGGGTGCGCGCGGAGGTGGCCGCGCGCGAGGAGGCGCAGGCGCGCGCCGCCCACGCCCAGCGGATCCAGGCGCTCGGCCAGCTCGCGGGCGGCATCGCCCACGACTTCAACAACATCCTGCAGAGCGTCTCGGGCGCGGCCATGCTGATCGAGCGGCGGCCCGGGGACCACGACAAGGTACGCCGCCTCGCCCGCACCGCAATCGACGCCGCCGACCGCGGCGCCTCGATCACCCAGCGCCTGCTCTCCTTCGCGCGCCGCGACGAGATGCGCACCGACGTGATCGCGACGGCGGATCTGCTCGGCGGCATGCGCGAGGTGCTCGCCCACACCCTCGGCAGCGTGGTCAACGTCCGCACCGAGGTGCCCGCCGACATCCCGCCCGTGCTGGCGGACCGGGGGCAACTGGAGACGGCCCTGGTCAACCTCGGCACGAACGCCCGCGACGCCATGCCCGGGGGTGGCACCCTGACCTTCTCGGCCGAGGCGGAGCATGTTCCGGCTGGCGGCATGCACCCGGCCGGCATGGCCCCCGGCGACTACGTGCGGATCAGCGCCTCCGACACCGGACACGGCATGGATGCCGCCACGCTCGCGCAGGTGGCGGAGCCGTTCTTCACCACCAAGCCACCCGGCCAGGGCACCGGCCTGGGCCTGCCGATGGTCAAGGGCTTCGCCGAGCAGTCCGGCGGCGGGTTCACGATCACCAGCTCCCCCGGCGCTGGCACCACGGCCAGCCTGTGGCTGCGCCAGGCCACGGAGGACACGGAGGACACGGAGGACGCGGGCCACCCGCAGCCGGAGGAGGAACGCGGCGGGCGGTCCGGCGTGGGCGCCGCGCGCGTCCTGCTCGTCGACGACGATGATCTGGTGCGCGAGACGCTCGCGGCCCAGCTCGAGGACGTCGGCTTCGCCACCCTGGTCGCGACCAGCGGGCACGAGGCGCTGGCGTTGCTCCAGGCGGGCGAAGTGGTGGATGCGCTGGTGAGCGACCTGTCCATGCCGGACATGAACGGGGTCGAGACCATCAGGCAGGCGCGCGCCCTGCGCCCGCGCCTGCCCTGCTTCCTCCTGACCGGCTACGTGGGCGAGCGCGCGGCGCTTGCCGCCGAGGACAGCTTCACCCTGGTCCGGAAGCCCGTGGCGGGCCATGCCCTGGCCGCCCGCATAGAGGCCAGCCTGGAGGCGGCGCGAGACCCCGACGGCGAACGGCATGCCGCACCCGACACCGGCGATGGCGCCGCCCCTGGAGCGGGCGAGGGCGTGACCGTCATGGTGGTTGAGGACGACGACTCCTTGCGGGAGGCGCTGGTGGATTTCCTGGACCTCGAGGGCATCCGGGCGGTCGGGGCGACGAACGGACGCGAAGCCCTGCGCCTGCTGTCGTCCGGGTGCCGGCCCGACGCCATCATCCTCGACCTGATGATGCCCGAAATGAACGGGTGGGAATTCAGGCGGGCCCAGATGGGCCTTCCGGAGCTGCGGGACATACCGGTGTTCGTCGTCTCCGGCGTCAACGTGCCTTCGTCCGAGCTGGACACGCTGGAGGCGGTGGAATTCGTCCAGAAGCCCTTCGATCCCAGCCGTCTGGTCACGACAGTCGCCCAGCTCGCCGGGCGGAGGAACGGATGA
- a CDS encoding ATP-binding protein, whose amino-acid sequence MTSPSGPEAATDTAMGPLPDAGDRDWLRLALDAAQLGTWQFDFGTGFLTVSPRAAQVFGVPGPEALASLEQWQALLHPDDRDRVIAAFTHAHAAEETYAVHYRVLPPDGAERWVSARGLVTADPGGHPRRMIGVVEDITGRKVAEAALVKRTEELAESEAQYRTMGEAIPFGVWLCDEKGGARYVSPSFLELLNMSDEEQQDFGWTSRLPPEDVGPMLEHWMHCIRTGEFWDYEHRIIDRHGEINTVLTRGRPVRDAEGKITSWVGVNLDITQRKRAEAQLAKKNLELEKALEQIRQLDGFRTRFFANVSHELRTPLTLILGPVDELLASGRLPPEWGRALSVVRRNAQTLLAYVNDLLDLSRLDAGRTPLEYGEADLAVLVRFVADHFAAAAAHRGIDLRVAAPDTLSAQVDAPKVSRVLFNLLSNAFKHVPDRGGAVEVALRADGERCTLEVIDNGLGVPQEMREAIFQRFVQGDDPQRSAGSGLGLAIAGEFVAQHGGGIAVDDAPGGTGAVFRVTLPLAAPAGTPVARQDRLAPPGLLPVGDPGTGMPDGVPSGPEAMPCDPESAAKLPLVLVVEDNPDLRAFVAAALGGIARVALAGDGAEGLSAAERLGPDLVLTDIMMPRMSGDEMVAALRARGELADVPVMVLSARADEPLRIRLLHGQVQDYLVKPFAADELRARVANLLQVKRARDLLRAEVDSRQENLEELAREVAALNRRLRGAADEMRVARDRAEQASRSKSAFLNMASHELRTPLAQLELQMGMHRRLFGPALNEKQEKVLARTADATRRLSQVVGSVLEYSRIESGRLTVCPERFDIAGLVAEACADIKSEAKARGQDLVEETAGDVPPLVSDPALVRIIVRNLLDNAVKHTAGGRISARVSACDGLVRVEVADTGPGIPAELQEKVFEPFVHVEEVARKHAPGMGLGLALSREIAGTLGGRVRLASSPGQGSVFTLELTSVDQAAFLENGAERWAS is encoded by the coding sequence ATGACTTCACCTTCCGGGCCGGAAGCGGCGACGGACACGGCCATGGGGCCTTTGCCGGACGCGGGGGACCGGGACTGGCTCCGGCTCGCCCTTGACGCCGCCCAGCTCGGCACATGGCAGTTCGATTTCGGGACGGGCTTTCTCACGGTGTCCCCGCGGGCCGCCCAGGTGTTCGGCGTGCCGGGCCCGGAGGCGCTCGCCAGCCTGGAGCAATGGCAGGCGCTCCTGCATCCCGACGACCGCGACCGGGTCATCGCCGCGTTCACGCACGCCCATGCGGCCGAGGAGACCTACGCGGTCCACTACCGCGTCCTCCCGCCCGACGGGGCCGAGCGCTGGGTCAGCGCGCGGGGCCTGGTCACGGCCGATCCCGGCGGACATCCCAGGCGCATGATCGGGGTCGTCGAGGACATCACCGGGCGCAAGGTTGCCGAGGCGGCGCTGGTGAAGCGCACCGAGGAACTGGCGGAATCGGAAGCCCAGTACCGGACCATGGGCGAGGCCATCCCGTTCGGCGTCTGGCTGTGCGACGAGAAAGGCGGCGCCCGCTACGTCAGCCCGTCCTTCCTGGAGCTCCTCAACATGAGCGACGAGGAGCAGCAGGATTTCGGCTGGACCAGTCGGCTGCCCCCCGAGGACGTCGGCCCGATGCTGGAGCACTGGATGCACTGCATCCGCACCGGGGAATTCTGGGACTACGAGCACCGCATCATCGACCGCCACGGAGAGATCAACACGGTCCTGACCAGGGGCCGTCCCGTCCGTGACGCCGAGGGGAAGATCACCTCCTGGGTCGGCGTCAACCTCGACATCACCCAGCGCAAGCGCGCCGAGGCGCAGCTGGCGAAGAAGAACCTGGAACTGGAAAAGGCGCTGGAGCAGATCCGTCAGCTCGACGGCTTCCGGACCCGCTTTTTCGCCAATGTCAGCCACGAGCTACGCACGCCGCTGACGCTGATCCTCGGCCCCGTCGACGAACTGCTCGCCTCGGGCCGCCTGCCGCCGGAATGGGGCCGCGCGCTCAGCGTGGTGCGCAGGAACGCCCAGACCCTGCTGGCCTACGTCAACGACCTGCTCGATCTCTCCCGGCTGGACGCGGGGCGCACGCCGCTGGAGTACGGCGAGGCGGACCTGGCCGTCCTGGTGCGTTTCGTCGCCGACCATTTCGCGGCGGCGGCGGCGCACCGGGGGATCGACCTGCGCGTCGCCGCTCCCGACACCCTGTCGGCGCAGGTGGACGCCCCCAAGGTCAGCCGCGTGCTGTTCAACCTGCTGTCCAACGCCTTCAAGCACGTCCCCGACCGGGGCGGGGCGGTCGAGGTGGCGCTGCGGGCCGACGGGGAACGATGCACCCTTGAGGTCATCGACAACGGCCTCGGGGTGCCGCAGGAGATGCGCGAGGCGATCTTCCAGCGCTTCGTGCAGGGCGACGACCCCCAGCGGAGCGCCGGGAGCGGCCTTGGGCTGGCCATCGCCGGCGAGTTCGTCGCGCAGCACGGCGGCGGCATCGCCGTGGACGACGCCCCCGGGGGGACCGGCGCCGTCTTCCGGGTCACGCTGCCCCTGGCGGCGCCCGCGGGAACGCCGGTCGCGCGCCAGGACCGGCTTGCCCCTCCTGGCCTGCTTCCCGTCGGCGACCCGGGAACGGGGATGCCGGACGGCGTGCCGTCCGGGCCGGAAGCCATGCCTTGCGACCCGGAGTCGGCCGCGAAGCTCCCGCTTGTCCTGGTGGTCGAGGACAACCCGGACCTGCGCGCCTTCGTCGCCGCCGCCTTGGGAGGCATCGCGCGGGTCGCCCTGGCCGGGGACGGGGCGGAGGGGTTGTCGGCCGCGGAACGCCTCGGGCCCGACCTCGTCCTGACCGACATCATGATGCCGCGGATGAGCGGCGACGAGATGGTCGCCGCGCTGCGCGCCCGCGGCGAGCTTGCGGACGTGCCGGTGATGGTGCTGTCGGCCCGCGCCGACGAGCCGCTCCGGATCCGGCTGCTGCACGGGCAGGTGCAGGACTACCTGGTCAAGCCCTTCGCCGCCGACGAGCTGCGGGCGCGCGTCGCCAACCTGTTGCAGGTCAAGCGGGCCCGCGATCTCCTGCGGGCGGAGGTGGACAGCCGCCAGGAGAACCTGGAGGAACTGGCCCGCGAAGTGGCCGCCCTCAACCGCAGGCTCCGCGGCGCCGCCGACGAGATGCGGGTGGCCAGGGACCGGGCGGAGCAGGCGTCGCGGTCCAAGTCCGCGTTCCTGAACATGGCGTCGCACGAGCTGCGCACCCCCCTGGCCCAGCTCGAACTCCAGATGGGAATGCACCGGCGCCTGTTCGGGCCCGCGCTCAACGAGAAGCAGGAAAAGGTTCTGGCGCGCACCGCGGACGCCACGCGCAGGCTGTCACAGGTGGTTGGCTCGGTCCTCGAGTACAGCCGCATCGAAAGCGGGCGCCTCACGGTCTGCCCCGAGCGCTTCGACATCGCCGGGCTGGTGGCCGAAGCTTGCGCGGACATCAAATCCGAGGCGAAGGCGCGGGGCCAGGACCTCGTGGAGGAGACGGCGGGCGATGTGCCGCCCCTGGTGAGCGACCCGGCGCTGGTCCGGATCATCGTCCGCAACCTGCTGGACAACGCGGTCAAGCACACCGCCGGGGGAAGGATTTCGGCGCGCGTTTCCGCATGCGATGGCCTTGTGCGCGTCGAGGTCGCCGACACCGGACCCGGCATCCCGGCCGAACTTCAGGAAAAGGTGTTCGAGCCCTTCGTGCATGTTGAGGAGGTCGCCCGGAAGCACGCGCCGGGCATGGGGCTCGGCCTCGCGCTGTCCAGGGAGATCGCCGGGACTCTCGGCGGCCGGGTGCGGCTGGCGTCGAGCCCCGGCCAGGGCAGCGTGTTCACCCTGGAGCTGACGTCGGTGGATCAGGCCGCTTTTCTGGAAAACGGAGCAGAGAGATGGGCAAGCTGA
- a CDS encoding SDR family NAD(P)-dependent oxidoreductase, producing the protein MGKLTGKVAVVTGASKGIGAEIARRMAAEGAAVVVNYSSSGEGADKVVSDIVGAGGKAMAVQGDVAVADDVERIFARAKSAYGTVSILVNNAGVYRFMPIEEVTEGEVRRQFDINVLGLLLATRAASAQFGPDGGSVINISSVITRMTPPGASIYAATKGAVDAITRVLAKELGPRKIRVNAINPGGVETEGTHAAGIIGSDFEAQMVQRTPLGRMGQPGDIAPVAVFLASDDSRWITGETIFVSGGM; encoded by the coding sequence ATGGGCAAGCTGACAGGCAAGGTGGCCGTCGTCACGGGCGCCTCGAAGGGAATAGGCGCCGAGATCGCCAGACGCATGGCTGCCGAAGGCGCGGCGGTCGTGGTGAATTATTCAAGCAGCGGAGAAGGCGCGGACAAGGTGGTCTCCGACATCGTGGGGGCCGGCGGCAAGGCAATGGCGGTCCAAGGCGACGTTGCGGTGGCCGATGACGTGGAGCGCATTTTTGCCCGGGCGAAAAGCGCCTATGGAACGGTCAGCATCCTTGTCAACAATGCCGGGGTCTATCGCTTCATGCCGATCGAGGAAGTCACTGAAGGCGAGGTCCGCCGGCAGTTCGACATCAATGTGCTCGGATTGCTGCTTGCGACCAGGGCGGCATCCGCCCAGTTCGGGCCGGATGGCGGCAGCGTCATCAACATCAGCTCGGTGATCACCCGCATGACGCCGCCTGGCGCCTCCATCTATGCCGCCACGAAGGGGGCCGTGGACGCCATCACGCGGGTTCTTGCCAAGGAGCTTGGCCCCCGCAAAATCCGTGTCAACGCGATCAATCCTGGTGGTGTCGAAACGGAAGGCACCCATGCCGCAGGCATCATCGGCAGCGACTTCGAAGCGCAGATGGTGCAGCGGACCCCGCTTGGCCGCATGGGGCAGCCGGGCGATATCGCACCGGTCGCTGTGTTTCTTGCCTCGGACGACTCACGCTGGATAACCGGGGAAACCATATTCGTTTCCGGCGGCATGTAG